In Electrophorus electricus isolate fEleEle1 chromosome 1, fEleEle1.pri, whole genome shotgun sequence, a single window of DNA contains:
- the mylkb gene encoding myosin light chain kinase, smooth muscle — MDFRATLKPRPGPKLGSEVKTNIPTKVDFRSVLGKKEGGSSKPPLPEPLASSTPADFRSVLNKKNLESEKAGGKQVTSVPTAGNSKQSSMNGMNGAAENKMTGMAEKGGTQEKVDGGVAEKKSKSAEKLSPAPRTDIGAAEPKTRDTDSTMGQETRNTDSTMGQETRDTDSTMGREKTSDADRGRTEKTSNSVDGEDEGKVPSFTQTLKDVTVVDGERLRLECMVTSEPPAVITWFLDGKLVKPSKFIVLSQEGGKCSLTIDKALPEDEGRYKCKAENSGGKAECSCMVHVDDPSAENKNRKSSSAATTENEARIRKKPAPKTPTKQGSPPQVLQFPGDLKIRAGEKVELLCQFGGSTPMTCMWLKFKKPIQRGSGGITIESSENSSQLTIAASEQHHSGCYTLDLQNKYGTRQASLNLTVVDKPDPPAGVPAASDIRQSSLTLSWYGPTYDGGSIVQSYDLEIWNSLEEKWRSLTSCNSTSYHVQQLLTDRQYKFRVRAVNMYGVGEPSAESEPVTVGVPEEAEKREEEAEPAVSDDDSDKDPEYRDVVIKKDCSVKDFYDVEDRLGTGKFGQVFKLVEKSTKKVWAGKFIKAFSQKEKENVRQEIGIMNSLHHPKLVQCIDAFEGKSDIVMVMEMISGGELFERIVDEDFELTEREVIKYMLQIIDGVQFIHKQGIVHLDLKPENIMCVNKTGTKIKLIDFGLARRLEGSASLKVLFGTPEFVAPEVINYEEISYPTDMWSIGVICYILVSGLSPFMGDNDNETLANVTSATWDFEDEAFDEISEQAKSFISRLLKKDMKARLTCAQCLEHTWLKQDTKNMEAKQLSKERMKKYILRRRWQKTGNAVRAISRFSSMGMLGGIGPKKSSPTEEKAPAPFLETVEDENHTPAPPSFSLVFQDVEVVEGSAARFDCKIEGYPDPEVVWYKDDQPIKETRHFQIDYEEDGHCSLVISEVCPDDDAKYMCKAVNTLGEACCTAELMVEFMQGEEEEEEEEE, encoded by the exons ATGGACTTCAGGGCGACTCTCAAGCCCCGGCCAGGGCCTAAGcttgggtcagaggtcaagacAAATATACCAACCAAAGTGGATTTTAGGTCAGTGCTGGGGAAGAAAGAAGGGGGCTCATCCAAGCCCCCCCTGCCAGAGCCACTGGCCAGCAGCACGCCTGCTGACTTCAGGTCCGTCCTCAATAAGAAGAACCTGGAGTCTGAGAAAGCAGGAGGCAAACAGGTGACTTCAGTGCCGACAGCCGGTAACAGCAAGCAGAGCAGCATGAATGGCATGAACGGAGCTGCGGAGAACAAGATGACTGGCATGGCAGAGAAAGGAGGTACACAAGAAAAAGTTGATGGGGGTGttgcagaaaagaaaagcaagtcaGCAGAAAAATTGAGCCCAGCGCCAAGGACAGATATTGGGGCAGCAGAGCCAAAgaccagagacacagacagcaccATGGGACAGGAGaccagaaacacagacagcaccATGGGACAGGAgaccagagacacagacagcaccATGGGACGGGAGAAGACCAGCGATGCAGATAGGGGCCGGACTGAAAAGACTTCCAATTCTGTGGATGGAGAAGATGAGGGGAAAGTGCCCTCATTCACACAGACTCTGAAGGACGTCACTGTTGTGgatggagagagactgaggttAGAGTGCATGGTGACCTCTGAGCCTCCAGCTGTCATTACTTGGTTCTTGGATGGGAAGCTTGTGAAACCATCAAAATTCATTGTCCTATCTCAGGAAG GAGGCAAGTGCTCTCTCACCATAGACAAGGCTCTTCCGGAGGACGAGGGGCGCTACAAGTGCAAAGCAGAGAATTCTGGAGGGAAAGCCGAGTGTTCCTGCATGGTCCATGTAGATG ATCCATcagcagaaaataaaaacaggaaaagtTCTTCTGCAGCTACTACAGAGA ATGAGGCCCGGATAAGAAAGAAGCCAGCCCCAAAGACTCCCACCAAACAGG GTTCTCCTCCCCAGGTGCTACAGTTCCCCGGAGACCTGAAAATCCgagcaggagagaaggtggagctgTTGTGCCAGTTTGGAGGCTCCACCCCCATGACCTGCATGTGGCTGAAGTTCAAAAAACCA ATTCAGAGAGGAAGTGGAGGCATTACCATAGAGAGCAGTGAGAACAGCAGCCAGCTGACAATAGCAGCGAGTGAGCAGCACCACTCTGGCTGCTACACGCTGGACCTGCAGAACAAGTACGGCACCAGGCAGGCCTCACTCAACCTCACCGTCGTAG ACAAACCTGACCCACCAGCGGGTGTGCCAGCCGCCTCGGACATCCGTCAGTCTTCACTCACCCTGTCCTGGTACGGGCCCACATACGACGGTGGCAGCATCGTCCAGTCATATGACCTGGAGATCTGGAATTCCCTGGAGGAGAAGTGGCGCTCGCTCACCTCCTGCAACAGCACCTCCTACCATGTGCAGCAGCTGCTCACCGACCGCCAGTACAAGTTTCGTGTGCGGGCTGTCAACATGTACGGTGTCGGCGAGCCAAGCGCCGAGTCCGAGCCTGTGACCGTGGGTGTGCCCGAGGAAGCag aaaaaagagaagaggaagccGAGCCTGCAGTGTCTGATGATG ATTCGGACAAGGATCCTGAGTACAGGGACGTGGTTATAAAGAAGGATTGCAGTGTTAAGGATTTCTATGATGTGGAGGATCGTCTGGGAAC aggcaAATTTGGTCAGGTCTTCAAGTTAGTTGAGAAGTCGACCAAAAAGGTGTGGGCAGGGAAGTTCATCAAAGCCTTCTCccagaaggagaaggaaaatGTCCGTCAGGAGATTGGCATCATGAACAGCCTTCACCACCCGAAGCTCGTGCAGTGTATAGACGCCTTCGAGGGCAAGTCCGACATTGTCATGGTTATGGAGAT GATCTCTGGCGGCGAGCTGTTTGAGCGTATCGTTGATGAGGATTTTGAGCTGACGGAGCGTGAGGTCATTAAATATATGCTCCAGATCATTGACGGAGTTCAGTTCATCCACAAACAGGGCATCGTGCACTTGGACCTCAAGCCTGAGAACATCATGTGTGTTAACAAGACGGGCACCAAAATAAAGCTCATTGACTTCGGCCTGGCGCGGCGGCTAG AGGGCTCTGCCTCCCTCAAGGTTCTCTTTGGGACTCCTGAGTTTGTGGCCCCAGAAGTGATCAACTATGAGGAGATCAGCTATCCAACAGATATGTGGAGCATCGGTGTTATCTGCTACATCCT TGTGAGCGGCCTCTCTCCATTCATGGGGGACAACGATAATGAAACCCTTGCCAATGTTACCTCGGCAACCTGGGACTTCGAGGACGAGGCTTTTGATGAGATCTCGGAGCAGGCCAAAAGCTTCATCAGCAGGCTTCTGAAGAAAGACATGAA GGCCAGGTTGACCTGTGCACAGTGCTTGGAGCACACATGGCTCAAGCAGGACACCAAAAACATGGAGGCCAAGCAGCTGTCCAAGGAGCGCATGAAGAAGTACATACTGAGACGTCGGTGGCAG AAAACAGGGAACGCTGTGCGTGCCATCTCCAGATTCAGCTCCATGGGAATGTTGGGAGGGATTGGCCCAAAGAAAAGTTCTCCAACAGAAG aaAAGGCCCCTGCACCATTCTTAGAGACTGTGGAAGATGAGAACCACACCCCTGCACCCCCCAGCTTCTCATTGGTGTTCCAGGATGTGGAAGTCGTGGAGGGCAGTGCTGCTCGCTTCGACTGCAAGATCGAGG GCTACCCAGACCCTGAGGTGGTGTGGTACAAGGACGACCAGCCCATAAAGGAGACACGACACTTCCAGATCGACTACGAGGAGGACGGGCACTGCAGCTTGGTGATCTCTGAGGTGTGTCCCGACGATGACGCCAAGTACATGTGCAAGGCCGTCAACACCCTGGGAGAAGCCTGCTGCACTGCTGAACTGATGGTGGAGTTCAtgcagggggaggaggaggaggaggaggaggaagagtaa